One stretch of Sinomonas terrae DNA includes these proteins:
- a CDS encoding glyceraldehyde-3-phosphate dehydrogenase, with translation MTETARKVDASLNIWVGREAAAEEMIPLIGRLYRENNVVTSVHGRSLINQSVVSLLKLHRWARQIDSEELDLEETLPILRVLDSLQLGAASLDLARLNEKFRSEGAGRSLEAFLRDELAPIVGQHGADPRPSTDVVLYGFGRIGRLVARILIEHAGGGHGLRLRAIVVRKGSDKDLVKRASLLRRDSVHGPFEGTLTVDEENNTILANGTLIQVIYSDNPATVDYTAYGIDNAIVVDNTGKWRDEAGLSQHLESKGVARVLLTAPGKGGLPNIVHGINHSDITEAERIVTAASCTTNAITPVLKAVNDKFGVVHGHVETVHSFTNDQNLTDNFHKGDRRGRSAALNMVLTETGAAKAVAKALPELAGKLTGNAIRVPTPDVSMAILNLTLEHETTKDEVNAYLRDVSLHSELRKQIDYIASPEVVSTDFVGSRRAGIVDGLATISNGKNLVLYVWYDNEFGYSCQVVRVLEEMAGVQAPSFPAQSAERAPQELLATTR, from the coding sequence ATGACGGAGACAGCCCGTAAAGTGGACGCCAGCCTCAACATCTGGGTCGGCCGAGAGGCCGCGGCGGAAGAGATGATCCCCCTGATCGGGCGCCTGTACCGCGAGAACAACGTCGTGACCTCTGTTCACGGCCGCAGTCTTATCAACCAGTCCGTCGTGAGCCTGCTCAAGCTCCACCGTTGGGCCCGGCAGATCGACAGCGAGGAGCTCGACCTCGAGGAGACCCTCCCGATCCTGAGGGTCCTCGATTCGCTTCAGCTCGGCGCCGCGTCGCTAGATCTCGCGCGGCTCAACGAGAAGTTCCGTTCCGAGGGAGCCGGCCGCTCGCTCGAGGCGTTCCTCCGCGACGAACTCGCGCCCATCGTCGGGCAGCACGGAGCCGACCCCCGGCCGAGCACCGACGTCGTTCTGTACGGCTTCGGCCGCATCGGCCGACTCGTGGCGCGCATCCTCATCGAGCATGCAGGCGGCGGCCACGGGCTTCGCCTGCGGGCGATCGTCGTGCGCAAGGGTTCGGACAAGGACCTCGTCAAGCGTGCGAGCCTCCTCCGCCGCGACTCCGTTCACGGTCCCTTCGAAGGAACCCTCACCGTCGACGAGGAGAACAACACCATCCTCGCGAACGGGACGCTCATCCAGGTGATCTACTCCGACAACCCCGCAACGGTCGACTACACCGCGTACGGGATCGACAACGCGATCGTGGTCGACAACACCGGAAAGTGGCGTGACGAGGCGGGCCTTTCGCAGCACCTCGAGAGCAAGGGCGTTGCGCGGGTGCTCCTGACCGCGCCCGGCAAGGGCGGTCTGCCGAACATCGTCCACGGCATCAACCACTCAGACATCACTGAAGCGGAGCGCATCGTCACTGCTGCTTCCTGCACGACCAACGCGATCACGCCGGTCCTCAAGGCCGTCAACGACAAGTTCGGCGTCGTTCACGGCCACGTCGAGACGGTGCACTCGTTCACCAACGATCAGAACCTCACCGACAACTTCCACAAGGGCGACCGCCGCGGCCGTTCTGCCGCCCTCAATATGGTGCTCACCGAGACCGGTGCGGCAAAGGCAGTCGCGAAGGCCCTTCCCGAGCTCGCCGGGAAGCTCACGGGCAACGCGATCCGCGTCCCCACCCCTGACGTCTCGATGGCCATCCTCAACCTGACCCTCGAGCACGAGACCACGAAGGACGAGGTCAACGCCTACCTGCGCGACGTGTCGCTGCATTCGGAGCTGCGGAAGCAGATCGACTACATCGCGTCCCCGGAGGTCGTCTCGACCGACTTCGTCGGGTCGCGTCGGGCTGGGATCGTCGACGGGCTCGCGACAATCAGCAATGGAAAGAACCTCGTGCTGTACGTGTGGTACGACAACGAGTTCGGCTACAGCTGCCAGGTGGTGCGCGTGCTCGAGGAGATGGCGGGCGTTCAGGCTCCTTCCTTCCCGGCTCAGTCCGCAGAGCGGGCGCCGCAGGAACTTTTGGCAACAACTCGGTGA
- the def gene encoding peptide deformylase, with protein MTVHPVTIWGEPVLHRRAAEVTEFNDELRALIDDMHETNDAANGVGLAAPQIGVGLRIFVYKYKNDDGAPPRGVVVNPRLTLTKVPGTAPDPEEDEEGCLSFPGESYPLKRADWAHVEGFDGDGKPVDFIATGWFARVMQHEYDHLDGKLYVDKLVDRYARKAKKAAKKNGWGVPGLTWMPGVDPDPFGH; from the coding sequence ATGACCGTCCATCCGGTGACCATCTGGGGCGAGCCTGTCCTGCACCGGAGGGCCGCGGAGGTGACCGAGTTCAACGATGAGCTGCGGGCCCTTATCGATGACATGCACGAGACCAATGACGCCGCCAACGGCGTCGGGCTCGCCGCGCCTCAGATCGGCGTCGGCCTTCGGATCTTCGTCTACAAGTACAAGAACGACGACGGCGCCCCTCCCCGCGGCGTCGTGGTCAACCCACGGCTGACCCTCACCAAGGTCCCAGGCACTGCCCCAGACCCCGAGGAGGACGAGGAAGGCTGCCTCTCGTTCCCCGGCGAGTCCTACCCGCTCAAGCGAGCCGACTGGGCTCACGTCGAGGGCTTCGACGGCGACGGCAAGCCAGTGGACTTCATTGCGACGGGCTGGTTCGCCCGAGTGATGCAGCACGAGTACGACCATCTCGACGGGAAGCTCTACGTCGACAAGCTCGTGGACCGTTACGCGCGCAAGGCGAAGAAAGCCGCCAAGAAGAACGGGTGGGGCGTGCCCGGGCTGACCTGGATGCCAGGGGTCGACCCCGACCCGTTCGGCCACTGA
- the orn gene encoding oligoribonuclease: MSNHAERIVWIDCEMTGLDIATDALIEVAVLVTDSELNVLGDGVDVVIRPSDEALAGMNDFVRQMHTTSKLLDELPLGLTLEAAEAEVMAYIRQWVPEPNKAQLGGNSVGTDRMFLARDMPQVVEHLHYRIIDVSTIKELARRWYPRAYFQSPAKTGGHRALGDIRDSIDELRYYREAVFVPQPGPDSATAHSIAERIVESASGRAGTEDTAASM, from the coding sequence GTGTCAAATCATGCTGAACGCATCGTGTGGATCGATTGCGAGATGACCGGGCTGGACATCGCCACCGACGCTCTCATCGAAGTCGCCGTGCTCGTGACCGACTCCGAACTCAACGTCCTCGGCGACGGAGTCGACGTCGTCATCCGGCCTTCGGACGAAGCGCTCGCCGGCATGAACGACTTCGTGCGCCAGATGCACACGACGTCGAAGCTGCTCGACGAGCTCCCCCTCGGCCTCACCCTCGAGGCGGCCGAGGCCGAGGTCATGGCCTACATCCGCCAGTGGGTCCCCGAGCCCAACAAGGCGCAGCTCGGCGGGAACTCCGTCGGCACTGACCGGATGTTCCTCGCCCGGGACATGCCGCAGGTAGTCGAGCACCTCCACTACCGGATCATCGACGTCTCGACGATCAAGGAGCTCGCGAGGCGTTGGTACCCGAGGGCTTACTTCCAGTCGCCCGCCAAGACCGGCGGCCACCGCGCCCTTGGCGACATCCGCGACTCGATCGACGAACTCCGCTACTACAGGGAGGCCGTCTTCGTTCCGCAGCCCGGGCCGGACTCGGCAACCGCACACAGCATCGCCGAGCGGATCGTGGAGTCGGCATCCGGCCGGGCAGGCACCGAGGACACCGCAGCGAGCATGTGA
- the mptB gene encoding polyprenol phosphomannose-dependent alpha 1,6 mannosyltransferase MptB produces the protein MSTMRFGFLGRILEWLKSFWTALPPVGVNQPPHWAIGQGFVGSLLMVYGSFGVGRFADVSPLTRNPLLIPLRTETWGVTSCILALALGAMLLTRSWLRLGQRLRYWGPGTIRPVGLAIALWGLPLVVAVPIYSRDVYAYVGQGRLMAAGMNPYTTGISTLNNWLELGTDPSWATTRTPYGPYFLWLERWVVQLTAGQPDSSVLLFRVLAVGGVALCAYYGYRLAELHGVDGARAVWLTVANPLFLISCIASAHNEALMIGFAVAGVYYAARGNWLLGIVFVTLSIGIKPITAVVLPFIGLLWAGPGATWLRRFGCWAGTGLISLAIFAASAPVYGLGFGWVNAIVDPTPGFISYTPSGFASNIVDTLTTIVGLDGGSIADGFRTVLKWIGIGLAVWFILRGDDRKVVRRLGMAFMSIVVLGPIIQPWYVLWFIPFLAVTGIRDNWETKLWYLTVVFFVVFGAQDQLYVFSFVNTPLAPESLAGLVAFVFLGYLVLIDPKTRRLVFERAVRRHDLAARSS, from the coding sequence ATGTCCACGATGCGCTTTGGCTTTCTCGGGAGGATTCTCGAGTGGCTGAAGTCGTTCTGGACCGCCCTGCCCCCAGTCGGGGTGAACCAGCCGCCCCACTGGGCCATCGGCCAAGGCTTCGTCGGATCGCTGCTCATGGTCTACGGCTCGTTCGGCGTGGGCCGGTTCGCGGATGTATCGCCGCTCACCCGCAATCCTCTCCTCATCCCGTTGCGGACGGAGACGTGGGGTGTCACGAGCTGCATCCTTGCCCTCGCGCTGGGTGCGATGCTGCTCACCCGTTCGTGGCTGCGGCTAGGTCAGCGGCTGCGCTACTGGGGTCCGGGCACCATCCGGCCGGTCGGGCTCGCGATCGCCCTCTGGGGGCTCCCGCTCGTGGTTGCGGTGCCGATCTACTCGCGCGATGTCTATGCCTACGTGGGGCAGGGGCGTCTCATGGCAGCAGGGATGAATCCGTACACCACTGGGATCTCCACGCTCAACAATTGGCTCGAGCTCGGGACCGACCCTTCCTGGGCCACCACGCGGACCCCCTACGGTCCCTACTTCCTCTGGCTCGAGCGCTGGGTCGTCCAGCTGACCGCGGGCCAGCCCGACTCCTCGGTGCTGCTGTTCCGCGTCCTCGCCGTCGGCGGCGTCGCCCTGTGTGCCTACTACGGCTACCGCCTTGCCGAACTTCACGGGGTGGACGGGGCCCGGGCGGTGTGGCTCACCGTTGCCAACCCGCTCTTCCTCATCAGCTGCATAGCGAGCGCGCACAATGAAGCGCTCATGATCGGCTTCGCAGTCGCGGGGGTCTATTACGCCGCCAGAGGGAACTGGCTGCTCGGAATCGTGTTCGTGACCCTGTCGATCGGGATCAAGCCGATCACCGCCGTCGTCCTCCCGTTCATCGGGCTCCTCTGGGCGGGTCCGGGGGCGACCTGGCTTCGGCGCTTCGGCTGCTGGGCCGGAACGGGCCTCATCAGCCTCGCCATCTTCGCTGCGAGCGCTCCTGTCTACGGCCTGGGCTTCGGGTGGGTCAACGCGATCGTCGATCCGACGCCGGGCTTCATCTCCTACACGCCCTCGGGTTTCGCGAGCAACATCGTGGACACGCTCACGACCATCGTCGGGCTCGACGGCGGATCGATCGCAGACGGATTCCGCACCGTCCTCAAGTGGATCGGGATCGGCCTGGCCGTCTGGTTCATCCTCCGCGGTGACGACCGCAAGGTCGTGCGACGGCTCGGAATGGCCTTCATGTCGATCGTGGTGCTCGGCCCGATCATCCAGCCCTGGTACGTACTCTGGTTCATCCCGTTCCTCGCGGTGACGGGCATCAGGGACAACTGGGAGACCAAGCTCTGGTACCTGACCGTGGTCTTCTTCGTGGTCTTCGGAGCGCAGGACCAGCTCTACGTGTTCAGCTTCGTGAACACGCCGCTAGCGCCCGAATCGCTCGCGGGACTTGTCGCCTTCGTCTTCCTCGGGTATCTCGTCCTGATCGACCCGAAGACTCGAAGACTCGTCTTCGAGCGGGCGGTCCGGCGTCACGACCTAGCGGCCCGCAGCTCCTGA
- a CDS encoding glycosyltransferase 87 family protein — translation MAAMTVCGRQDAQESTISIETPRPANLSPWNNRLHLLKRFLFSPRGLLVGYLVVHLGFLAYFLVYVFQGQAFSDTNIYRDWAASGFPQDVQPSPWVYPFAGLLPIWISGLFGPGPFLAVWVILVSILNGIALGVLSGWGKKPEGMRAAWWWLVFIALLGNLGFARVDGVTAPIVLMGLSLGVASPFAATAILAFATWMKVWPAAALVPLFAVVRDRWKIVAGGAAVTVLVAAVAAALGVTSHLLDFLTTQGSRGMQLEATFTTPWLWMSVLGIGGARMYMNTEINSMQVDGPGSTIASALMQPLFVVVALGVAAVIFWALHQGKKRGHEDRSELLLAGALTMVSAFIVFNKVGSPQFMVWLGPVVALGLAQDRRGWRIPAVLLLAIGVATYFIYPLFYDALSHNNPLMALVLTLRNVMLVVLFVWSSIRLVRLGRRGAPVADQELPAGSGSGAAGR, via the coding sequence ACCTGCTGAAGCGCTTTCTGTTCTCTCCCCGTGGCCTCTTGGTCGGCTACCTTGTGGTTCACCTCGGCTTCCTCGCCTACTTCCTCGTGTACGTCTTCCAAGGTCAGGCGTTCAGCGACACCAACATCTACCGCGATTGGGCCGCCTCCGGATTCCCCCAAGACGTACAGCCGTCTCCGTGGGTTTACCCGTTCGCCGGCCTGCTCCCCATTTGGATCTCGGGCCTCTTCGGTCCGGGTCCGTTCCTCGCCGTCTGGGTGATCCTCGTCTCCATCCTCAACGGAATCGCACTCGGCGTCCTGAGCGGCTGGGGCAAGAAGCCGGAAGGCATGCGCGCAGCCTGGTGGTGGCTCGTCTTCATCGCTCTCCTCGGCAACCTCGGGTTCGCCCGCGTGGACGGGGTTACGGCGCCCATCGTGCTCATGGGCCTTAGCCTCGGAGTGGCAAGCCCCTTCGCGGCCACGGCGATCCTGGCCTTCGCAACGTGGATGAAAGTCTGGCCCGCTGCCGCGCTCGTGCCGCTCTTCGCCGTCGTCCGCGACCGCTGGAAGATCGTCGCCGGCGGGGCTGCGGTGACGGTACTCGTTGCGGCAGTCGCCGCCGCGCTCGGCGTAACCTCGCACCTGCTCGACTTCCTCACCACTCAGGGCTCACGCGGGATGCAGCTCGAGGCGACCTTCACGACGCCATGGCTCTGGATGTCCGTGCTCGGCATCGGGGGCGCTCGGATGTACATGAACACCGAGATCAACTCGATGCAGGTCGACGGTCCCGGCAGCACGATAGCTTCCGCCCTCATGCAGCCGCTCTTCGTGGTCGTAGCCCTCGGGGTAGCGGCGGTCATCTTTTGGGCGCTCCACCAAGGCAAGAAGCGCGGTCACGAAGACCGTTCGGAGCTCCTGCTCGCCGGCGCACTGACCATGGTGAGCGCCTTCATCGTGTTCAACAAGGTCGGTTCGCCCCAGTTCATGGTCTGGCTCGGACCCGTCGTCGCACTGGGCCTCGCACAGGATCGCCGCGGCTGGCGCATCCCCGCTGTCCTTCTTCTCGCCATCGGGGTCGCGACGTACTTCATCTACCCGCTGTTCTACGACGCCCTCAGCCACAACAACCCGCTCATGGCACTCGTGCTCACGCTGCGCAACGTGATGCTCGTCGTACTGTTCGTGTGGTCGAGTATCCGTCTGGTCCGACTCGGTCGCCGCGGCGCCCCTGTCGCTGACCAGGAACTGCCGGCCGGTAGCGGATCAGGAGCTGCGGGCCGCTAG